The DNA window ataaaatacactcggcaaagactccggcactcggcaaatcgccggtttccgtAGTGAACAGTTGGCATCATATTTATTTTATGAGATAAAGAAGAAACACTACTAGGAAAAACATGAGCAAAATGACTCGATGGTAATGTCTCCCAAGCTTTTAttatggtggaaaggaaaagagagaaagaaatagTACAAACAAAACCCACGCCATCACCGGGAAGAAGATTTGTGGTTATGGAGCAGTATGTCCCGGCCAATCTCCTCGATCTTGGCTTGCACCGCCATGTCCAAGTTGTTGGATCCACAGTTCCAACAATTTTATTTGTTACAACGACGTAGTTAAGTACGTAACCAGTTACCACCGGACAAATATTACTATTACACGGATGGGAATGGGAGGCCAATAAGCAGGGATGGGATCCATCTCAGGGCGATCGAGCTAGCAGTTGGTAAAGCAGTAGCAACGTGGAGGGGAGTCGAAGCAAGCGCCGCCAGTGTTGTCTTTGCTTTCAGCTTTGCATGTATCTTCGCAGGGGGTGTAGGAGGTGTCGCACAACCCATGATAGGTACCGCTCAGGTGCCTGCAGGTGTCTGCCCCAACGTAGGCCATCTCTGCATGCATGATGCCGAATAAGCAAAAAGCAAAAAGAGAATAAGCAAAAAGACACAGGGTCAGATATATGACTTAGCTAGCTTGTTATTATATATATGAGCTTATACACATGTACATGTACGTACTGACCGGCGGTCACGATGACGAGTAGGAGGAAGACAGCGGTGGTGGTAGAGAGATTCCTTGGTGACGGCGCCATCGGATGCTTAGCTTTTTGCTGCAAGGTGGTACGTTGGAGACGTACGAATGAGCTAGCGAGCAGATGGCTGAATGAGGGATCGATCGAGGAGAAGGTTGCAATATATAGACATGCATGCGCAAGTAGTAGCACGAGAAGTTGCAATAATAAATCAGAGAGACTAGCCAATTACAAGAATGTTTGGAGAAATCAAAGCAGTACGTGTGCAATGTGGCAATAAGGCTAGTCTCAGCGCACAGTTTTACTGAGAACTAGGTAACTATACAAGCTGAGTGTCACGGGGATGAAATTCCTTTCACATCTGATAAAACTATTCTCATAAATGACCTTGCCAAGTCAGCAAAATTGCTGACGTACGTGGCATAAAATTTAATGCCATAAAACTCAACATGAGACTGGCTTAATAATGTTCGGAGAAAGTAAAGCAAGCCTAATTTCATTGTTACAGCGCGCTCAATACTAGTATTGTATTATGCTGAATGTCTTGTTTGGACACGTATGGAAGATCACAGTATATACTAGCTAGGATCACATTGGAGTTTCCTCATGGATCACACATATGGGCGAACTGAGTTCTATTGTTACAGCTCAAAAGATACCAGCGGGTGCGGCTGATTTTTTTATTGAAGATCGATGTCACCTAGACCTAGTAAAATAATCTTAGCCAAGAAACACTACATCACTGATGACAGGTCCTAGCAAGCCAACAAACAGGTTTGCACTTTCAAGAAATGCTGAAATGCATATCGTCCTTATTATCTTCTTGTTGTTTCCTTGGAGAAATGATGAAAAGCTGGGCTCACACCTAGCTTGGCATGCGTGGCTTTGTTCTGGAGACATATCGGGAAGTCGGTTTCGAGTTGTTTGAGGCTGAAGTAGGTCTTCACGCGCCGTGATGGGCCATCCTTGTTGCACAAGGCGGCACATAATTCCCCTGTTTTGCCAAGAATGTTTGGAGAAATCAAAGCAGGACGCGTGCAATGTGGTAATAAGGCTAGTCTCAGCGCATAGTTTTATTGCATAGTTACCAAGACTGAGAACAGGTAACTATAGCAGCTGAGTGTCACGGGGACGAAACTCCTTTCACATCTGATAAAACTCTTCTCATAAATGACCTTGCCAAGTCAGCAAAATTGCTGACGTACGTGGCATAAAATTTAATGCCATAAAACTCAACATGAGACTGGCTTAATAATGTTCGGAGAAAGTAAAGCAAGCCTAATTTCATTGTTACAGCGCGCTCAATACTAGTATTGTATTATGCCGAATGTCTTGTTTGGACACGTATGGAAGATCACAGTATATACTAGATAGGATCACATTGGAGTTTCCTCATGCATCACACATATGGGCGAACTGAGTTCTATTGTTACAGCTCAAAAGATACCAGCGGGTGCGGCTGATTTTTTTATTGAAGATTGATGTCACCTAGACCTAGTAATATAATCTTAGCCAAGAAACACTACATCACTGATGACAGGTCCTAGCAAGCCAACAAACCGGTTTGCACTTTCAAGAAATGCTGAAATGCATATCGTCCTTATTATCTTCTTGTTGTTTTCTTGGAGAAATGATGAAAAGCCGGGTTCACGCCTAGCTTGGCATGCGTGGCTTGGTTCTGGAGACATATCGGGAAGTCGGTTTCGAGCTGTTTGAGGCTGAAGTAGGTCTTCACGCGCCGTGATGGGCCATCCTTGTTGCACAAGGCGGCACATAATTCCTCTGTTTTGCCAAGAATGTTTGGAGAAATCAAAGCAGGACGTGTGCAATGTGGCAATATAATAAGGCTAGTCTCAGCGCACAATTTTATTGCACAGTTACCAAGATTGAGAACTAGGTAACTATACCATCTGAGTGTCATTGGGATGAAACTCTTTTCACATCTGATAAAACTCTTCTCATAAATGACCTTGCCAAGTCAGCAAAATTGCTGACGTACGTGGCATAAAATTTAATGCCATAAAACTCAACATGAGACTGGCTTAATAATGTTCGGAGAAAGTAAAGCAAGCCTAATTTCATTGTTACAGCGCGCTCAATGCTAGTATTGTATTATGCCGAATGTCTTGTTTGGACACGTATGGAGGATCACAGTATATACTAGCTAGGATCACATTGGAGTTTCCTCATGCATCACACATATGGGCGAACTGAGTTCTATTGTTACAGCTCAAAAGATACCAGCGGGTGCGGCTGATTGTTTTATTGAAGATCGATGTCACCTAGACCTAGTAAAATAATCTCAGCCAAGAAACACTACATCACTGATGACAGGTCCTAGCAAGCCAACGAACCGGTTTGCACTTTCAAGAAATGCTGAAATGCATATCGTCCTTATTATCTTCTTGTTGTTTTCTTGGAGAAATGATGAAAAGCCAGGCTCACGCCTAGCTTGGCATGCATAGCTTGGTTATGGAGACATATCGGGAAGTCGGTTTCGAGTTGTTTGAGGCTGAAGTAGGTCTTCACGCGCCGTGATGGGCCATCCTTGTTGCACAAGGCGGCACATAATTCCCCTGTTTTGCCTTTTTTTTACTTGATTTTGCacatagataaaaaaaattgaaAGAAGTCCATTTTTTACCATCGAACAATAGCCGAAGTCTGATTTGAGTCACTAAACTCTAAAACCATATATCTTTTACCATCAAACTGTGACAACCGGACAAATTTGGCCATCTAGATGGTTTCAACTGTggtttttactatatatatattttttctaaaaataataaaatctgGTTTGATATcttaaaattcataactaatacATTTTAAATCACAAAAATACCAAACTAAtacccaactttttctaaaaATGCAGTCTACCTCTTGGTGCTCTGCTTAGGGTTATTTGAGTGTTTTATTGCTCATAGATGTgccattatttaattaaattatttGTTTGTGCTATATTAGACCACAAGGTTGCCAAATGATTCAGTGCACTAGGTACATGGAGGATCTCGAAGGAGACACCAGACTCACAAATGTCTTGCTCCACCACATATATATCCTATTTTGTCATTATTTGGCTAGCGCTATACTTTATTCTGATCGCCTAACTAGATAATAACTAATAACTTTCAAAAAGCGCAGGGGCTCACACTAGTACAGCGGAGTATTGTACTGGCCGTTCCAGAGGGGTTTGTATATGCGGCGCTCGGTTCCGCCAATGGAAAAAATGAATTTCACAGGCGGTTAGTTAAGATGCGCTAGTGCTAAATTGTTTACACTGGCGGTTAAGTTACGCTAGCTGCCTATGGAAATTCCATTTTCACAGGTGGTCTAATAAGTGACCGCCGATGTATATGTGTTAACACTTGCGGTTGTTGTAAAAGAACCGCCAGTGATAATATTCTTTGCACAGGGGGGTCTTCACAAGCAACCGCCTGTGAATTTCGTTTTACAGTGGCGGTTCGTTTTATCAAGCCGCCTCTGGAATTCCTTTTTCTCAGTCGGTTAAGCTAACTAAGCAGCCTCTGGAGTTCCTTTTTTCTCAGGCGGTTAAGCTAAAGAAGCCGCCACTgtaaaaattttaaaaattcaaaattgcTGCCAAATATTCCCACCAGTGAATATAAACCACATAATATATCAGACAATTATAAATCACAGAATAAATCACAGGCTTTTCTCCATGCATAATAAGAGTAATGGCAGATTAAGTCATCACACCCAAGTATGTTTATATATACAACAAAGTTTTCCACTCATAGATAGCTTGTTCCGATGACTTCTCTAATAATCATCATGGTGTAGCTCTAGCCTGGCAACATCAATGAGATCTCGGTACTCTGGTTTAGCCATCTCTTGATTGTGATCAAAATACTTTCCATCTTTGTGAACTACTTTCATGATGAACCGGCTGAAGTCATGTACTATGTTCATGAGCTTTGCGTTAGAAAGGGGTTGTCCGTCTTATCACACTTGTACACCTGCACAAAAATCAAGCCATGGTACACTTAACTAACCAAAACGGAGAGGCTGAATAGTAAGACAAAAGTTCACATATGACTATTACTTACTTTTTAGCGTTGTTGGTGTACCTCCCGTTCTGTCTGAGAAACTCGCACACATAGTACCTACAGTTACTTGCTTGTGACACTATATAAGAATTGAAAAGTATTAATAAGTGCATGTTTCAAGTTTAGTGGCAATCTCTAGCAAGGGTAGATGGTATTGAATGTATAAAAAAGTAGAATGttgcaacagatttcatatttttcttattgTCATCACAAGACAATTTTTCATATGTGCAATTGGGATCCTCAGTAAACAGTTTCTACTTTTTTCTAACCATAGTGGGTTACTATGGAAGCTATATATGTGCAATGCTTATATTATTACTAGAAATCCatactgatatatatatatatatatatatatatatatatatatatatatatatatatatatagagagagagagagagagagaggacagcGCTATTTAGAGCCTTAGGCTCTAAATAAGTATTTAGAGCACTACAGCATGCAACCGTAATTCTTTTTCCGTAACAATAATTCGCGCTAGGCATGTGATACATATTAACCGCAAAAATTCATCCCGTGACCGTACAAAGATTTATGCGATCAATATTAACCGCAAAAATCAATTTCACAACCGTAAAAAGACATGCGCTCTAAATATTATTTAGAACCTTAGGTCCtaaataacatatatatatatatatatatatatatatatatatatatatatatatatatatatatatatatatatcatcagcCTTACGCGGTCTCGTGTGCAGGAACCCACACGTACgtgggagtaactactcctagGGAGTAGAAAAGATTTTCCATATATAGGGTGAGTTTTTTATACTCCCAGGAGTATCTACTCCCTCCTTCTAACGGGTGCATCATAAATCCGATAGGAAAGATGGCTTTTGCATGCCACGTTTGAATCCCACCAAGGAGAAAATATCGGAATTGCAGATTGGAGTACCGTGTACTCCCTTTaaaatatattatttatacaTTATGTTTTAAATAGAATATCCGTACATGTTTTTTACCATAGAGTATTTATACATACTCCTTTGGAATTAAGTATCTACACATATTTTTTTTCGAATGGAGTATATTTACATACTTTTTGGAATAGAGTATATATACATACTTTTTAGAATAGAGTATATATACATACTCTATGGAATGGAGTATGGATACATACGCTAAGATTAAGATAGTACATGTGCATACTTAAACCACACGATCGAGGTATATATATGTGCATACATTCACGTGATATACAAAACAACAACAGTATGTATTCATATACTCTGTCACTCTGTGGTATTATAATGAAGTATGAGTATGTACATTTTTCCATGGCGACGAGTATACATGCTAAGAGAAGGAAGAGTATGTACATATACTCAGTGGTATATTAATTTTTTCAACGAAGTATGAGTATGTACATTACATGAATTTTTGTACCAAAATCAACCAAACTCATTTGTACTTTGAACAAagaaaatcgatcagaaaaacaAATCTAGCAGCCGCCATTCCTGATTTGTACGCACAGATGCACACATCTGTTCTAGTCGTGAGCAGAAAAAAATAGCCACCCCCTAGATCCAACAACGGGGCAGCACATCACTACTACAGGATTCATTTTGCGTGACACCCCCCTAGTATTAACCGTGACGGGCACAAGACGTGGCTGTCACGGTTATTGGGTGGCCAGACTGGCCACCCGGGCACCCAGGCGCCCGTCACGGTTAAtaggttaaccgtggcgggcgacCTAACATGCCCGTCACAGTTAATAAACTTTAACCATGGCGGGCCCATGTAACCTGCCCGTCACGGTTAATACATTAACCGTGACGGGCGTTATAAggagcccgccacggttaatggtGATTAACCGTGACGGGCAACATGCAaaagcccgccacggttaatcctTCCCTATATAACCAACAGCCAGCCCCCTCTTCTTTCCCACGAGTCTTCTTCTTCCAACACTTGGGGGCgaaggctttgccctaaaatttgacaAACTTTTTAAATTGAGGTTTAGGCCTTGGATTTGGGGGAGAAGGACAACACAAAAGGTACATAAAGGCTCTCTCCCCACCCTTCTCTCTCGTTTTCCTCTTTTTTTGCTCAagttctagatctagatctagatccattCATGGTGGGAAGAGAAAATCTTGTGTATGGATGaaagttttgtatggataaatgcTTGAGTATGGAGAATGGCTCTCTCCCCACCCTTCTCTCTCCTCCCAtatcctctttctctctcttttccatCATTTAGGCTATTGGATCTATGTGTGTACTACACTATGGATGAAGGTTTTTTCTCTTTTCTAATAATTTCTCTTTATTTGTTGCTTGTGTGTGTAAGGTTGGCAAGTATGATCGACAGGTCCGAATGGATGTACGGGTtggatagagtgaatgatccacgGTACCTGGATGAAGTGAGGAAGTTTATTACTGTTGCAAAAAGGCACCGTGAGAGATTGAAGCGGATTGCAACCATATGTCCGTGTTCTCGCTGCAAGAACTTGAAAGCCTACTCAGATCCAATTGTGCAATCTCATTTGATTATGTATGGTTTCGTGAAGGATTACACGGTCTGGACTCTTCATGGTGAAAGAGTAGAtacgagtggcggtgcatctggagtgagcgcatcgacgccgacgccgacggctATATCGGTGAATCAGGACGATCCTGTAGGAGCACCCGgatcatcatcttcagcagctgcgccagccggcAGCGACAATGGTtctcgtgattacatcacggttgAGGATGTAATCCAAGACTTGGCCGACGAAGACGCTAGCGGTGGTGATGGTCAGGAGGCAACTGTGAGTGggcccgaggatgtgcagcttgttgaggATTTAGTCAAACAcatcgatgaagacgacgttgtgtttgGTAGTccgaagtggttggagaattttagAGAAATGAAGCAGGCGGCaattgatcctctctataaggatgggagcgattgtccgaaggagtgcacggctctctgttttaacctccatatgttgatgttgaaggctcggcatggttggtctgacactagcttcaatgagctaTTAAGTTACCTTGctaccacgtacccaacggctaacaaggtgcccgccaatacttatcgggcgaAGAAGCTAATCCGGcatgtggcgatgaagcttagaaagtttgatgcatgccctaaccactgcatcctataTCATGGCAAGGAGTATGATAATTTGACtagttgtccgcactgcggctttagtcggtacaagaaaaatgctggttgtcgcgtggatgcggAAGACgggggaggcttgcggggtggtccgaagaagaagaagggggccaagAAGAGCAATGCGACCAAgcagatctcggctcagcaggacaaggaagaagagggttacacgcacaagAAAAGTCCAGCACtttcggtgtggtacctgcccgtgaccgatcgcctgcgtgcaatattcgagAACCCGGaggatgccaagctcatgtcctggcatgcatcagctgaccgcctgaaagACGATGGCATGCtgcggcacccatccgatggcaagcagtggaaggatttcgacgtgGCCTACccagagtttggcaaggagccaaGGCATGTAAGGTTTGCgctaagtaccgacgggatgaacccgttcggtgagcttagcagctcgcacagcacttggcctgtcgtcctcaccatgtacaacctacctccccatctatgtcagaagcgtaggtaccttatgctgaccatgcttatctctggaccgaagcagcccagcaacgatatagatgtgttcctggagccgttgatggaggaaatgaagatacaatttgatgttggggtccagatggtggatgcatacagcaaggagaagttcaccctaaaagcaatcatctttgtcaccatcacggattaccccggtctcttctcaatgtcagggcagatcaaagggaagaccggctgcgtaatttgcatcga is part of the Miscanthus floridulus cultivar M001 chromosome 9, ASM1932011v1, whole genome shotgun sequence genome and encodes:
- the LOC136480814 gene encoding uncharacterized protein, with product MYGLDRVNDPRYLDEVRKFITVAKRHRERLKRIATICPCSRCKNLKAYSDPIVQSHLIMYGFVKDYTVWTLHGERVDTSGGASGVSASTPTPTAISVNQDDPVGAPGSSSSAAAPAGSDNGSRDYITVEDVIQDLADEDASGGDGQEATVSGPEDVQLVEDLVKHIDEDDVVFGSPKWLENFREMKQAAIDPLYKDGSDCPKECTALCFNLHMLMLKARHGWSDTSFNELLSYLATTYPTANKVPANTYRAKKLIRHVAMKLRKFDACPNHCILYHGKEYDNLTSCPHCGFSRYKKNAGCRVDAEDGGGLRGGPKKKKGAKKSNATKQISAQQDKEEEGYTHKKSPALSVWYLPVTDRLRAIFENPEDAKLMSWHASADRLKDDGMLRHPSDGKQWKDFDVAYPEFGKEPRHDEPQRDQPAQTSWGEKVYQMVKDMDQVEFGKKKKVPEEGATK